In one Corynebacterium bovis DSM 20582 = CIP 54.80 genomic region, the following are encoded:
- a CDS encoding lysylphosphatidylglycerol synthase transmembrane domain-containing protein, whose translation MAPGIEIRRSRWRRVVRALRDPWVRTLLAVVLLALAAFLLRDQKHFLAEGWATLARANNWYLAGAVIAMALAMVTQAEVMVVLLRTAGVRVARGVANALGLAANSWSLTFPGGPAISAAMIFREQLKWGATPVIASWYMVLSGALSAGGMALLGLGAVFFLGARVQPLTLAISLLVLVVLAWATNWAATHPRAVERRLLAALTAFNRRRGAADDRWHDRIRAFTEQLSAVQLPLPRLTLAMVWSLLNWIAEIACLLLAIEAVGGTPPVAAVVLAFLAAKLVGQAPVTPGGLGPVDLALTTMLVSVGAMPSADALAAVILFRMVSFALPAVVGWLVFLAMFIARSHRGGTRRRGEA comes from the coding sequence GTGGCCCCCGGCATCGAGATCCGCCGCTCCCGGTGGAGACGTGTCGTCCGCGCCCTGCGTGACCCCTGGGTGCGGACGCTCCTCGCCGTCGTCCTCCTCGCCCTCGCGGCGTTCCTCCTCCGCGACCAGAAGCACTTCCTCGCCGAGGGCTGGGCGACGCTCGCCCGCGCGAACAACTGGTACCTCGCCGGCGCGGTCATCGCGATGGCCCTGGCGATGGTCACGCAGGCCGAGGTCATGGTCGTGCTCCTGCGGACCGCGGGTGTCCGCGTGGCGCGGGGCGTGGCGAACGCCCTCGGCCTCGCCGCGAACTCGTGGTCGCTGACCTTCCCCGGCGGCCCGGCGATCTCCGCGGCGATGATCTTCCGCGAGCAGCTGAAGTGGGGGGCCACGCCCGTCATCGCCAGCTGGTACATGGTCCTGTCCGGGGCGTTGTCCGCCGGGGGCATGGCGCTGCTCGGCCTCGGGGCCGTGTTCTTCCTCGGCGCGCGTGTCCAGCCGCTCACCCTGGCGATCTCCCTGCTCGTGCTCGTCGTGCTGGCCTGGGCGACGAACTGGGCGGCGACGCACCCCCGCGCCGTCGAACGCCGGCTCCTCGCCGCGCTCACCGCGTTCAACCGGCGGCGCGGCGCCGCCGACGACCGGTGGCACGACCGGATCCGCGCCTTCACCGAGCAGCTCAGCGCCGTGCAGCTGCCGCTGCCCCGGCTCACCCTCGCGATGGTGTGGTCGCTGCTCAACTGGATCGCGGAGATCGCCTGCCTGCTCCTCGCCATCGAGGCCGTCGGGGGGACGCCGCCGGTCGCGGCCGTCGTCCTCGCCTTCCTCGCCGCGAAGCTCGTGGGGCAGGCGCCGGTCACCCCGGGCGGGTTGGGTCCGGTGGATCTCGCGTTGACGACGATGCTCGTCAGCGTCGGGGCGATGCCGTCCGCGGACGCCCTCGCGGCGGTGATCCTCTTCCGGATGGTGAGCTTCGCCCTCCCCGCCGTCGTGGGCTGGCTCGTGTTCCTCGCCATGTTCATCGCCCGGTCCCACCGCGGCGGCACCCGCCGTCGCGGGGAGGCCTGA